A section of the Sporolituus thermophilus DSM 23256 genome encodes:
- the plsY gene encoding glycerol-3-phosphate 1-O-acyltransferase PlsY: MQYFWVIALSYLIGSIPNGLIVGKLMCGVDVRQFGSKNIGATNVYRVLGPWPAFWVLLTDLAKGVAGVYLGQYFVGTPLALLAGGIAAIAGHNWSVFLNFKGGRGVATGLGVIAVIVPKITVIVFSVWALIVYFTRYVSLGSIVAAALVPLLMWGFGEQKEFLYFGIVAAIFVIVRHKPNIERLLKGEELKIKAGGSKTNKEK; this comes from the coding sequence ATGCAGTATTTTTGGGTCATTGCACTAAGCTATCTAATTGGATCAATCCCGAACGGTTTAATTGTCGGTAAACTGATGTGTGGTGTGGATGTTCGGCAATTTGGCAGTAAGAATATAGGCGCTACCAACGTGTATCGCGTTCTGGGACCGTGGCCCGCCTTTTGGGTGTTATTGACCGACTTGGCCAAAGGCGTAGCCGGCGTATATCTCGGACAGTATTTTGTGGGAACACCGCTGGCTCTGCTGGCTGGCGGCATTGCCGCCATTGCCGGGCATAACTGGTCTGTTTTTTTGAATTTTAAAGGCGGTCGGGGTGTTGCTACCGGCTTAGGCGTTATTGCCGTCATTGTTCCTAAGATCACGGTTATCGTTTTTAGTGTTTGGGCGCTTATAGTGTATTTTACCCGCTATGTATCTCTCGGCTCTATTGTGGCCGCCGCTTTAGTACCCCTGCTGATGTGGGGATTTGGTGAGCAGAAGGAGTTCTTGTATTTTGGCATTGTTGCCGCCATTTTTGTAATTGTTCGGCACAAACCGAATATTGAGCGGCTGCTCAAGGGCGAAGAATTAAAAATTAAAGCCGGTGGCAGTAAAACTAACAAGGAGAAGTGA
- a CDS encoding DUF512 domain-containing protein, translating into MRILAFKGIIARVLPNSIASELELAPGDRLLAVNGKPVQDIIDLSFALAEEMVELLIEKANGEQEIIEIEKNYDEDLGIEFESAVFDQVRRCANRCIFCFVDQMPPGMRDSLYVKDDDYRLSFLYGNFITLTNLGPRDLERIRRLHLSPLYVSVHATDGEVRQKMLGNKRAGQIMQQLRDLIDAGVELHTQVVLCPSINDGPILEKTIADLAELYPHVLSLAIVPVGLTRFREGCYPLKSFTADQAAVIINTVHHWQRRFQQQWGTAFVYLADEFYVAAGHPIPKYDVYGDFPQLENGVGIVRMFLAEWEQQTADGVAYSEKHYIDVVCGVSAAKIIEPLLADLKIPNLNTRVVAVENNFFGPSVTVTGLLTGQDILAALRRLPGPRTGVIIPGVALRKGEAVFLDDLTPDNLAQELGATVRTAYFAKDLHHLLTAWR; encoded by the coding sequence GTGAGAATTTTGGCATTTAAAGGCATTATTGCCAGGGTACTGCCGAACAGTATTGCAAGCGAATTGGAACTTGCACCCGGCGATCGCCTGCTCGCGGTAAATGGAAAACCGGTGCAGGATATTATCGATCTTAGTTTTGCACTGGCCGAGGAAATGGTTGAACTACTGATAGAAAAGGCAAATGGTGAACAGGAAATTATTGAAATCGAAAAAAATTATGACGAAGATCTTGGTATAGAGTTTGAAAGCGCTGTTTTTGACCAGGTGCGCCGTTGCGCCAACCGCTGCATTTTTTGTTTTGTCGATCAAATGCCGCCAGGAATGCGTGACAGTCTCTATGTAAAGGATGACGATTATCGCCTATCTTTTCTTTACGGTAATTTTATTACGCTGACTAATTTAGGACCTCGCGATCTTGAACGCATTCGCCGGCTTCATTTGTCTCCCCTTTACGTCTCTGTGCATGCGACAGATGGAGAAGTGCGGCAGAAAATGCTGGGCAATAAGCGGGCCGGTCAAATCATGCAGCAGCTCCGCGATCTTATTGACGCAGGCGTAGAACTTCATACCCAGGTGGTGTTGTGCCCTAGTATCAATGACGGGCCTATTCTGGAGAAAACCATTGCCGATTTAGCCGAACTATATCCGCATGTTCTGTCGCTAGCCATAGTTCCGGTGGGATTGACCCGCTTTCGCGAAGGTTGTTATCCCCTTAAATCCTTCACTGCGGATCAAGCGGCTGTCATTATTAACACTGTCCATCATTGGCAGCGTCGCTTCCAGCAGCAATGGGGGACAGCATTTGTCTATTTGGCTGATGAATTTTATGTTGCTGCCGGCCATCCCATCCCGAAGTATGACGTATATGGCGATTTTCCCCAATTAGAAAATGGCGTCGGGATTGTTCGCATGTTTTTAGCCGAATGGGAACAACAGACAGCGGACGGGGTGGCTTATTCCGAAAAACATTATATTGATGTAGTATGCGGTGTTTCAGCCGCCAAAATTATCGAGCCGCTGCTGGCAGACCTAAAAATTCCTAACCTGAATACCAGGGTCGTGGCTGTAGAAAACAATTTTTTCGGACCAAGTGTCACGGTAACCGGTCTTTTGACCGGACAGGACATTCTGGCTGCCCTGCGCAGACTCCCTGGACCGCGTACCGGTGTTATTATCCCCGGCGTGGCGCTAAGGAAAGGCGAAGCTGTTTTTTTGGATGACCTAACCCCCGATAATTTGGCGCAGGAACTGGGGGCTACGGTACGAACGGCCTATTTTGCCAAAGACCTGCATCACTTGCTTACGGCTTGGAGGTAA
- a CDS encoding NAD(P)H-dependent glycerol-3-phosphate dehydrogenase, translating to MKVAVIGAGSWGTALAGLLGENGHEVVLWARSNRLAEELNRTRENTAYLPGVLLPASVVVTSDLKQAVAGARFIFVVTPSHAVRETAAALNKTSLAGGSIIVSAAKGLELSTFKRMSEVIAEELPACAESIAVLSGPNHAEEVGRRHPTASVVAATSQEVAELVQDLLMNPFFRVYTNPDVIGVELGGALKNIIALGAGIAEGLGFGDNAKAALMTRGLAEIARLGMAMGAKPLTFAGLAGIGDLMVTCTSRHSRNRRAGIMVAQGKSVQQIQAETNMVVEGIRSTLAAYKLAQRYGIVMPITEQTYRILYEGKPPRDAVLELMTRGKTHEIEEVAISHGILWQK from the coding sequence ATGAAAGTTGCGGTTATCGGGGCCGGAAGTTGGGGTACTGCGCTGGCGGGGCTCCTGGGTGAAAATGGCCATGAGGTAGTGTTGTGGGCGCGCAGCAACCGGTTGGCCGAAGAACTAAACCGAACACGGGAAAACACTGCTTACTTGCCTGGAGTGTTGTTGCCGGCTTCTGTCGTTGTTACTAGCGATCTGAAACAGGCTGTTGCCGGTGCTCGTTTCATTTTTGTGGTTACTCCTTCCCACGCCGTGAGGGAAACAGCGGCAGCGCTAAACAAAACTTCGTTGGCCGGCGGAAGCATCATTGTTTCGGCGGCTAAAGGGCTGGAATTAAGTACGTTTAAACGAATGTCTGAGGTCATCGCCGAGGAACTTCCGGCATGTGCTGAATCGATCGCCGTCCTATCAGGCCCCAATCATGCTGAAGAAGTCGGGAGGCGGCATCCTACAGCGTCGGTAGTGGCCGCTACTTCACAGGAAGTGGCGGAATTGGTGCAGGATCTTCTTATGAATCCCTTTTTCCGTGTTTATACTAACCCGGATGTAATTGGCGTTGAACTGGGGGGGGCATTAAAGAATATCATTGCGCTGGGAGCAGGGATTGCCGAGGGGCTGGGATTTGGCGATAATGCCAAGGCCGCCCTTATGACCCGTGGGCTCGCCGAAATTGCCCGTCTGGGAATGGCTATGGGCGCAAAGCCATTAACTTTCGCTGGCCTAGCAGGTATCGGCGACTTGATGGTGACATGTACAAGCCGTCATAGTCGTAACCGCCGTGCCGGAATTATGGTTGCCCAGGGGAAAAGCGTCCAACAAATTCAGGCGGAAACTAACATGGTGGTGGAAGGAATTCGCTCAACATTGGCCGCTTATAAATTGGCCCAACGCTACGGGATTGTAATGCCAATCACTGAACAAACTTATCGAATCCTCTATGAAGGGAAACCGCCCCGCGACGCAGTTCTCGAACTCATGACACGCGGCAAGACCCATGAAATTGAAGAAGTGGCAATCTCGCACGGGATACTTTGGCAAAAGTGA
- a CDS encoding DUF1614 domain-containing protein: MSLPIGMIILLVIGVLVYFGCAQRILDRMRMTDKQALLFIAGIVIGSFIDIPLMTTPVEVSVNVGGAVLPALLSIWLITKADEPAERVRAVFAALLVAGAVWLGSRYLPYEPETMFLDPKLIYGISAGLIAYLAGRSRRSAFIGGVLGIILSDIVHMLTLISAGIPGTTDIGGAGAFDVTIIAGLVGVMVAELVGETREKLQGGPVLGPHRPEGLYEFSKELTERDSRKAAVKPPASSNNDKARKNRGDDSE; the protein is encoded by the coding sequence ATGAGTTTGCCAATAGGCATGATTATTCTATTGGTAATCGGAGTGCTGGTCTATTTTGGCTGTGCGCAGCGCATTTTGGATCGGATGCGAATGACTGACAAACAAGCCCTTTTGTTTATCGCCGGCATCGTTATCGGTAGTTTTATCGACATACCGCTGATGACTACACCGGTTGAAGTAAGCGTGAATGTGGGTGGCGCGGTGCTGCCAGCCCTATTGTCCATATGGCTCATTACCAAAGCCGATGAGCCGGCCGAACGGGTAAGAGCAGTTTTCGCCGCACTACTCGTAGCAGGCGCTGTATGGCTTGGGTCGCGTTACCTGCCCTACGAGCCGGAAACCATGTTTTTGGATCCCAAATTGATTTATGGCATTTCGGCTGGTCTTATTGCCTATCTGGCAGGTCGTTCACGGCGAAGCGCATTTATCGGCGGCGTGCTTGGCATTATTTTAAGCGATATTGTCCATATGCTTACCCTGATTAGTGCCGGTATCCCAGGGACAACGGATATCGGCGGCGCCGGCGCTTTTGATGTGACCATTATCGCCGGTCTTGTCGGCGTCATGGTGGCCGAACTTGTGGGGGAAACGCGGGAAAAGCTTCAGGGCGGCCCGGTGCTTGGCCCTCACCGCCCAGAGGGACTCTACGAATTTAGCAAAGAGCTAACCGAAAGAGATAGCCGGAAGGCAGCGGTCAAGCCACCAGCTTCTTCAAACAATGACAAGGCCCGCAAGAATAGGGGTGACGACAGTGAATAG
- a CDS encoding bifunctional 4-hydroxy-3-methylbut-2-enyl diphosphate reductase/30S ribosomal protein S1, producing the protein MKIILAEHRGFCYGVKRAVETANTCIGQGPAYTLGPIIHNPQLVQRLAEQGVAMANDLDQIPAGRVIIRSHGVGPEVYDQAKARGLEIVDATCPHVRKAQQAARQLAEKGYYIVVVGEPNHPEVKSIVAWAGERVAVVETAADAQNLPFYERLGVVVQTTFASDQFNAIVDILKTKCLEIEVSRTICVATDQRQQAAVELARKVDVMVVVGGKNSANTSRLAELCRLQGCPTYHVETAQELKMDWFTGVQAVGLTAGASTPDWIIEEVYSKMQEFDQLLHQDMKPLEPGVILKGRVVGVRKDEVFVDIGHKGEGVIPLTELAYPMPENASDVVSEGDEIDVYVLAPEDNDGPVKLSKIKADNIVAWEKLQAAAQANETVTGKVTAVVKGGLAVSVYGVRGFVPASQVAVQHVADLTPYVGQTLELLPIEIDQAKQKIVLSRRKVLEQEQQRRTEELFARLEEGQIVTGTVSRITDFGVFVDLGGVDGLIHISDLSWHRIKDPREVVNIGDQVQVFVQKVDPKAKRISLSLKRVQRDPWYDAVEELREGMTVAGKVTKLAKFGAFVEVKPGVEGLVHLSELADRRVASAQEVVTAGQTVTVKILGIDKENKRIALSIAQAQQDAERADYQRFLSQKADTFGMTIGEKFGHLFGRK; encoded by the coding sequence TGTTACGGCGTAAAACGGGCAGTTGAAACAGCCAATACCTGCATAGGACAGGGACCCGCCTATACGCTTGGACCGATTATTCATAATCCGCAGTTAGTGCAGCGATTGGCTGAGCAGGGGGTGGCCATGGCAAATGACCTTGATCAAATTCCTGCCGGCCGGGTAATTATCCGTTCCCATGGCGTGGGGCCCGAGGTGTATGACCAGGCTAAAGCTCGCGGCCTGGAAATTGTGGACGCTACCTGCCCGCATGTCAGGAAGGCGCAACAGGCGGCCCGTCAACTAGCGGAAAAAGGTTACTACATAGTGGTGGTAGGAGAGCCTAACCATCCCGAAGTCAAGAGTATCGTCGCTTGGGCAGGAGAGAGGGTAGCAGTGGTGGAAACCGCGGCTGATGCCCAAAACCTTCCTTTTTACGAACGGCTTGGCGTAGTGGTGCAGACTACTTTTGCCAGCGATCAATTCAATGCCATTGTGGATATTCTAAAGACGAAATGTCTGGAGATTGAGGTCAGCCGCACCATTTGCGTTGCTACCGACCAGCGGCAACAGGCGGCGGTCGAGCTGGCCCGCAAGGTCGACGTAATGGTCGTGGTCGGGGGAAAAAATAGCGCCAATACTTCTCGACTGGCAGAACTCTGCCGTCTTCAAGGTTGTCCGACGTACCATGTGGAAACGGCGCAGGAATTGAAAATGGACTGGTTTACCGGCGTGCAAGCGGTAGGACTTACGGCCGGCGCGTCGACACCAGACTGGATTATAGAGGAGGTATATTCAAAAATGCAAGAATTTGACCAACTGTTGCATCAAGATATGAAGCCGCTTGAACCGGGTGTTATTTTAAAAGGCAGGGTCGTTGGCGTTCGTAAAGACGAGGTCTTTGTTGATATTGGTCATAAAGGCGAGGGGGTAATTCCCTTGACCGAGCTCGCCTACCCTATGCCGGAAAATGCGTCTGACGTCGTTAGCGAAGGCGATGAAATCGATGTTTATGTGTTGGCGCCTGAGGACAATGACGGTCCGGTCAAGCTTTCGAAAATTAAAGCAGATAATATTGTTGCCTGGGAGAAACTACAGGCGGCAGCGCAAGCGAATGAGACGGTTACAGGCAAAGTAACGGCGGTTGTTAAAGGCGGCCTTGCAGTGTCTGTATACGGTGTCCGCGGATTTGTACCGGCATCGCAGGTGGCCGTGCAGCATGTAGCGGATTTAACCCCTTATGTGGGCCAAACCTTAGAATTGCTGCCCATCGAAATTGACCAGGCCAAACAAAAGATCGTGCTGTCACGCCGGAAAGTTTTGGAACAGGAGCAGCAGCGTCGGACTGAGGAGCTATTTGCCAGGTTAGAGGAAGGGCAGATCGTTACCGGAACGGTAAGCCGCATCACCGATTTTGGCGTTTTTGTCGATTTAGGCGGTGTCGACGGTCTTATTCACATATCTGATTTGTCCTGGCATCGGATCAAGGACCCCAGGGAAGTAGTAAATATAGGCGACCAGGTGCAAGTTTTCGTCCAAAAAGTCGACCCTAAGGCCAAACGCATTTCTCTCAGTCTCAAGCGGGTGCAGCGTGATCCCTGGTATGATGCAGTGGAAGAACTGCGTGAGGGCATGACGGTTGCCGGTAAAGTCACCAAACTTGCCAAGTTTGGCGCCTTTGTGGAAGTAAAGCCTGGCGTTGAAGGCCTTGTTCATCTTTCCGAACTAGCCGACCGTCGGGTTGCCAGTGCCCAGGAGGTTGTAACGGCTGGTCAGACGGTAACGGTAAAAATTCTAGGCATTGATAAGGAAAACAAACGTATTGCCCTGAGCATTGCCCAGGCTCAGCAGGATGCCGAGCGGGCTGATTATCAACGGTTTCTTAGCCAGAAAGCGGATACGTTTGGCATGACAATTGGCGAAAAGTTTGGCCACCTTTTTGGCCGCAAGTAA
- the spoIIP gene encoding stage II sporulation protein P, whose translation MNRLLVCVLILVIGIVFSGDAFAHERNDGGYYTIVDEQGTPVYYTGWKVRVGDQCLTADNKRYEVYQIEGDTARARLIGQVNLAQYTPPGGAIAMFEGLLQPRVARAQGGKVAIYHTHSDESYVPTDGTESKVGAGGIYKVGDSFAQALKTKGFDAIHSQAKHDPHDDMAYERSRRTVLDLLKQQPDAIFDIHRDAVPAEVYKANVSGQEISKVQLVVGKYGPTGKQIEDYALQIKAAADKQHPGLVKGIFFAKGGDYNQDLHPRAMLLEVGAHTNTRDSAEKGIALFADVVPTVLGKTAPGPQATNGAAGLGTAATGPSGASKSIGWILGLLVVGGAAFLFLSTGGFKEAGAKLKQFTSSEFANFLGPRLKGKRRNNPNDRDDSNPK comes from the coding sequence GTGAATAGACTGTTAGTTTGCGTGCTAATTTTGGTCATTGGCATTGTTTTTAGCGGAGATGCTTTTGCTCATGAGCGTAATGACGGGGGATATTATACTATTGTGGACGAACAGGGAACCCCTGTTTATTATACCGGTTGGAAAGTCAGGGTGGGTGATCAATGTCTCACGGCTGATAACAAGCGTTATGAAGTATATCAAATCGAAGGCGACACCGCCCGCGCGCGCTTGATCGGCCAGGTGAACCTTGCTCAATACACGCCGCCAGGTGGTGCCATAGCTATGTTTGAAGGGTTGTTGCAGCCGCGTGTTGCCAGAGCCCAAGGCGGAAAAGTGGCTATCTATCATACCCATTCCGATGAATCCTATGTACCAACGGACGGTACGGAGAGTAAAGTTGGCGCTGGTGGTATTTACAAGGTTGGCGACTCATTTGCTCAAGCGCTAAAAACCAAAGGGTTCGATGCTATCCATTCGCAGGCCAAACATGATCCGCATGACGATATGGCTTATGAGCGTTCCCGTCGGACAGTACTGGATCTACTGAAGCAGCAGCCGGATGCTATTTTTGACATTCACCGCGATGCTGTTCCCGCAGAAGTTTATAAGGCAAACGTATCGGGTCAAGAAATTAGCAAAGTACAGTTAGTTGTGGGTAAATACGGACCTACGGGCAAACAGATTGAGGATTATGCATTGCAGATCAAGGCTGCGGCAGATAAGCAGCATCCCGGCCTAGTTAAAGGTATATTCTTTGCAAAGGGTGGCGACTACAATCAGGATCTCCATCCGCGGGCGATGCTGCTCGAAGTCGGTGCTCATACCAATACCCGCGATTCGGCGGAAAAAGGAATTGCCCTTTTTGCCGACGTCGTGCCAACCGTTTTGGGCAAGACCGCTCCCGGTCCGCAAGCTACTAATGGCGCAGCAGGATTAGGAACTGCTGCCACCGGACCGTCCGGAGCCAGTAAGTCAATAGGTTGGATTTTAGGATTATTAGTAGTTGGCGGAGCGGCCTTCCTGTTTCTAAGTACCGGTGGTTTTAAGGAAGCAGGCGCCAAGCTTAAGCAATTTACCTCTTCAGAATTTGCCAACTTCCTAGGCCCTCGGCTCAAAGGCAAAAGAAGAAATAATCCTAATGACAGGGATGACAGCAACCCCAAGTGA
- the fni gene encoding type 2 isopentenyl-diphosphate Delta-isomerase, with protein sequence MRKSRKLDHLRYAMTVADGPTSSGFEDIKLIHNCLPELDWGDIDLSSSLAGLPLRHPIIVNAITGGAEEVTRINAALADFARRTGTAMAVGSQYAAFEYPEVKGSYEIVRKINPDGIVFANLGAHATPEQARLAIEMIGADAIQIHLNAAQEIIMAEGERRFSGYLENIAAIVAAVKVPVIVKEVGCGIAREQATQLTLAGVRAIDVGGAGGTNFIAIEAARTATALADDFLVWGIPTVVSAIEVASVLPKGVDLVVSGGVRTPTAAVKGLVIGGAAVGIASPLIKMLTEQGMEQTVAWFERFLTDMKRLLLLLGVRTVGDCAAAPFVVTGFSREWLECRGFDIKIYGQRKKHG encoded by the coding sequence ATGCGCAAATCCCGTAAATTAGACCACCTGAGATATGCTATGACCGTTGCCGACGGGCCGACATCCAGTGGCTTTGAAGATATTAAGCTTATTCATAATTGTCTGCCCGAACTGGACTGGGGCGATATTGACCTTTCCAGTTCGCTGGCAGGGCTGCCGCTGCGGCACCCAATCATTGTCAATGCCATTACCGGCGGTGCGGAAGAAGTGACGCGCATTAACGCCGCATTAGCGGATTTTGCCCGACGGACCGGAACGGCGATGGCGGTCGGCTCCCAGTACGCTGCCTTTGAATATCCGGAAGTTAAAGGGTCTTATGAGATTGTCCGCAAAATCAATCCGGACGGTATTGTCTTTGCCAATCTCGGTGCGCACGCCACGCCGGAGCAGGCTAGGTTGGCCATAGAAATGATTGGGGCCGATGCTATCCAAATCCACCTCAATGCCGCCCAGGAAATTATTATGGCTGAAGGAGAACGGCGCTTTTCCGGTTACCTGGAAAATATAGCTGCCATTGTTGCGGCTGTAAAGGTACCGGTAATTGTTAAAGAGGTGGGCTGCGGCATTGCCCGTGAGCAGGCAACCCAGTTGACGCTCGCCGGGGTCCGGGCCATTGACGTAGGCGGGGCCGGCGGAACCAACTTTATAGCCATAGAAGCAGCCCGAACGGCGACTGCTTTAGCCGATGATTTTCTCGTTTGGGGCATACCGACAGTCGTTAGTGCCATCGAAGTGGCGTCTGTCTTGCCAAAAGGCGTAGACCTGGTAGTTTCAGGGGGAGTTCGTACGCCTACCGCAGCAGTAAAAGGGTTGGTTATTGGTGGCGCGGCTGTCGGCATAGCTTCACCTTTAATCAAAATGCTTACCGAGCAAGGAATGGAGCAGACCGTTGCCTGGTTCGAACGTTTTCTTACGGATATGAAACGGCTGCTGCTCTTGCTTGGCGTCCGGACGGTAGGTGACTGCGCCGCTGCGCCGTTTGTTGTCACCGGGTTTAGCCGCGAATGGCTGGAATGCCGTGGTTTTGACATTAAGATATATGGGCAACGCAAAAAGCATGGCTGA
- the cobO gene encoding cob(I)yrinic acid a,c-diamide adenosyltransferase has translation MMKTSLGLIQVYTGNGKGKTTASLGLALRACGHGFKVCMFQFMKNNPDYGEMKAAHLLPGFKIIPVGRNEFVNLKNPESIDIQLARDGWELAKSVLRSREYNIVILDEINVAMACGLVDTREVVSFLQEIKGETEILLTGRYAPAEIIAIADLVTEMCEVRHPYSQGVEARQGIDY, from the coding sequence ATGATGAAAACATCACTCGGTTTAATTCAGGTATATACTGGCAATGGCAAGGGAAAAACTACTGCTAGCCTGGGGTTGGCGCTCCGGGCCTGCGGTCATGGGTTTAAAGTATGTATGTTCCAGTTTATGAAGAATAATCCGGATTATGGGGAGATGAAAGCTGCTCATTTGCTGCCAGGATTTAAAATTATTCCTGTTGGCCGCAACGAGTTTGTGAATTTGAAAAATCCGGAGTCTATTGATATCCAATTGGCCCGTGACGGCTGGGAGCTGGCCAAGTCCGTACTCCGCTCCCGTGAATACAATATTGTTATTTTGGATGAAATCAATGTCGCAATGGCCTGTGGACTAGTGGACACGCGGGAGGTTGTTTCCTTCTTGCAAGAAATCAAGGGCGAGACGGAAATATTGTTGACCGGCAGATACGCTCCCGCCGAAATTATCGCCATTGCCGACTTGGTAACGGAAATGTGCGAGGTGCGCCACCCCTATTCTCAGGGCGTTGAGGCTCGGCAAGGAATCGATTATTAG
- a CDS encoding DUF3189 family protein, translating into MYYCFAGAHASVVASAIHCGLLPTDRIPSHEEFLAIPYYDRTLPELIGQPYLMGEDARGNSVYFMGLCNQRQQIDNMIRTILTVVGIHDGKYILQDAFPLITFSTKLGGLLSKRYCLTNLGRSMSIWGIQRCYPQFVELVENVKRRLE; encoded by the coding sequence ATCTATTACTGTTTTGCTGGCGCCCATGCTTCGGTTGTGGCGTCCGCCATTCATTGCGGTCTGCTGCCGACCGATAGGATACCTAGTCATGAGGAGTTTCTGGCGATACCTTATTATGACAGGACTTTGCCGGAACTTATCGGTCAGCCTTATCTGATGGGGGAAGATGCGCGTGGGAACAGTGTCTATTTCATGGGCTTGTGTAACCAGCGGCAGCAGATCGATAACATGATTCGCACGATTTTAACCGTAGTGGGTATTCATGACGGTAAATACATTCTACAGGACGCTTTTCCACTTATCACTTTTTCTACCAAATTAGGCGGGTTGCTGTCAAAACGTTACTGTCTGACCAACCTGGGACGGTCTATGTCGATATGGGGGATTCAGCGTTGCTATCCACAATTTGTAGAACTGGTGGAAAATGTCAAGCGCCGATTGGAGTGA
- the der gene encoding ribosome biogenesis GTPase Der — translation MSKPIVAIVGRPNVGKSTLFNFIAKKRVSIVEDIPGVTRDRIYMDAEWLGREFTMIDTGGIEIETTDRILSATRHQAQLAIEEADVIIFVVDGKTGITTADEEVAAMLRSTRKPVILTVNKIDSPKDEPAVYEFYNLGLGDPIAISATNALSIGDLLDRVIELLPQTGNAEEDNDVIRVAFIGRPNVGKSSLVNALLGEERVIVSDIPGTTRDAIDTYFEKDGTKFILIDTAGMRRKARINQPVERYSVIRSLRAVERADVVLMVIDAVEGVTEQDKKIAGYAHEAGRGIIIVVNKWDLIEKDSKTALRYTENIRSEMAFIQYAPILFTSALTKQRVHRIAELVKFVAEQHAMRVQTSVLNQVIEDAIRINPPPTDKGTRLKIFYTTQAEVKPPTFIFFVNEPEIMHFSYLRYLENKLREAFGFEGTPLRLVVRGRKEEE, via the coding sequence GTGAGTAAACCTATTGTCGCGATCGTGGGCCGCCCTAATGTGGGCAAGTCCACTCTGTTTAATTTTATTGCCAAGAAGCGGGTATCTATTGTCGAGGATATACCTGGCGTTACCCGTGACCGGATATATATGGATGCCGAGTGGTTGGGCCGGGAATTTACCATGATTGATACCGGCGGTATAGAAATTGAGACTACTGACCGCATACTTTCCGCTACCCGCCATCAAGCCCAATTAGCCATTGAAGAGGCTGATGTTATTATCTTTGTGGTTGATGGTAAAACAGGTATAACAACAGCGGATGAAGAAGTAGCGGCGATGCTGCGTTCTACTCGCAAACCGGTTATTTTGACAGTAAATAAGATTGACAGTCCCAAGGATGAACCGGCTGTTTATGAGTTCTACAACCTTGGCTTAGGTGATCCGATTGCCATTTCGGCTACTAACGCCCTCAGCATTGGTGACCTGCTGGACAGGGTAATTGAACTCCTCCCGCAAACAGGGAACGCCGAGGAAGACAATGATGTCATCAGGGTCGCATTTATCGGGCGGCCGAATGTGGGGAAATCTTCACTGGTAAATGCCCTGCTGGGCGAAGAGCGGGTAATTGTCAGCGACATACCGGGGACCACGCGCGACGCAATTGATACCTATTTTGAAAAAGACGGTACAAAATTTATCCTCATTGACACAGCAGGCATGCGGCGCAAAGCGCGCATCAATCAGCCGGTGGAACGATACAGCGTTATCCGTTCGCTGCGAGCCGTGGAACGGGCTGACGTTGTTCTTATGGTTATTGACGCGGTGGAAGGTGTTACCGAACAAGATAAGAAGATTGCCGGTTATGCCCATGAAGCGGGGCGGGGTATTATCATTGTCGTCAACAAGTGGGATTTGATTGAAAAAGACAGCAAAACCGCTCTGCGCTATACAGAGAACATCCGCAGCGAAATGGCCTTTATACAGTATGCGCCTATTTTGTTCACTTCCGCCCTTACCAAACAGCGCGTACATCGGATTGCAGAATTGGTAAAGTTCGTGGCTGAGCAGCATGCTATGCGTGTGCAGACAAGTGTTCTCAATCAGGTGATCGAAGACGCTATCCGTATTAATCCTCCGCCTACGGATAAAGGAACACGATTAAAAATTTTCTACACTACCCAAGCTGAAGTAAAACCACCTACTTTTATCTTTTTTGTTAATGAACCGGAAATCATGCACTTCTCCTACCTTCGCTATCTGGAAAACAAATTACGGGAAGCTTTTGGTTTTGAAGGCACGCCACTTAGGTTAGTTGTGCGCGGGCGTAAAGAAGAGGAGTGA